Proteins from one Ipomoea triloba cultivar NCNSP0323 chromosome 1, ASM357664v1 genomic window:
- the LOC116019822 gene encoding uncharacterized protein LOC116019822, with the protein MNIGSYASTMATAPERPQPLHNFFLSQLRWGHNSTANHRFRRRDSHPHPNRHRSVSDGGSDSDLPPPGSQPRFSPSPCSAEKERPPTPREPESERNGVVVIPEEGETRTWNLRPRKASLTASLRSGEMAEAEKSHNHMPKSQRLRGIVEGVGQGQGGHQWLEKKRKLWISLSKEEIEEDVYSLTGSRPARRPKKRPRNVQKLVNNVLPGLYLAGLSVDSYRAHESQM; encoded by the exons ATGAACATCGGTTCTTACGCTTCTACAATGGCAACAGCGCCGGAGAGGCCGCAACCACTCCACAATTTCTTTTTATCGCAGCTGAGGTGGGGCCACAACTCCACCGCCAACCACCGCTTCCGCCGCCGCGACTCACATCCCCACCCCAACCGCCACCGTTCCGTCTCCGACGGAGGTTCCGACTCCGACCTCCCTCCGCCCGGATCACAGCCCCGCTTCTCCCCCTCCCCGTGCTCCGCCGAGAAGGAGCGCCCACCGACACCGCGCGAACCGGAATCGGAGCGAAACGGCGTCGTGGTGATCCCGGAGGAAGGAGAGACCAGGACGTGGAATCTGAGGCCGAGGAAGGCGAGTTTAACTGCGTCGTTGAGGAGCGGTGAAATGGCGGAGGCGGAGAAGAGCCATAACCATATGCCTAAGTCCCAGCGGCTGAGAGGGATTGTGGAAGGAGTGGGGCAAGGGCAAGGGGGGCATCAATGGCTGGAGAAGAAGCGGAAGCTGTGGATCTCCCTGTCCAAGGAAGAGATTGAGGAAGACGTGTATTCCTTGACTGGGTCCAGACCTGCTCGCCGGCCCAAGAAACGGCCCAGAAACGTCCAGAAGCTAGTCAAT AATGTTCTCCCTGGATTATATTTGGCAGGACTCTCAGTTGACTCCTATCGAGCTCACGAATCACAG ATGTAA